CCCGCCGGCCTCGTCTCCTGGGATGCGGTCGACGACGTCTCGGTCTACCGCCTGCGCGTCGAGACCGCGGGCGACGAGCCCGAGACCGTCTGGGAGAGCTTCTCGACCGGCACCCGGGTCGCCCTGCCCGATCCCGACGTGATCCCCCTGCTCAAGAAGGGCGAGAAGTACCGCCTGACGCTCACCTCCATCAAGGTGGCGGACGGCACCGGCTACGACCTGGCCGGGGTCTCGGGCGAGCCCTGGGCCTTCGCCGCGAGCCACGCGCCGGTGGACTTCGTCTTCGGCGAGCAGCCAGCCGTGAGCCCTCGGGCGCAGGCCGCTCCGGGCTCGGAGGCGGGCCTCTCGACGGCGCCCGTGGCCCCGCCCGCGCTTTCGCCCGTCACCCCGAGCGCGGCCAAGCCCGGCGCGATCGCCAAGCCGCAGCCAAAGCCCAAGGCGACCCCGAAGCCGAAGGCAAAGGGGACGACCAAGGTTTGATGCGGCCCGGCACCTTCGTCGTCGTCGACCTGGAGACGACCGGCCTCGACTACAAGCTGGACCGCATCCTCGAGATCGGGGCGGTCCGCTTGCAGGACGGCGTGGTCACCGGCGAGTTCCAGGCCCTGGTGGACCCCGAGGTCCCGCTGCGGGAGGCCAACGTCGCCATTCACGGCATCTCGGCCGAGCTCGTCGCCGGAGCCCCGCGGCTCGCCCAGGTGCTGCCGGCTTTCCTGGAGTTCCTGGGCGCCGCGCCGGTGGTCGCCCACAACGCGCAGTTCGACATGAACTTCCTGCGCCACCACGCGGCCGAGACGCTGGGCCTCCCTTTCGAGAACCCGGCGGTGGACACGCTTTCGATGGCGCGCGAGGTCTTCCCGCGCGAGAAGGCCCTTAGCCTCGAGCGCCTGCTCGAGCTCTTCGGCGAGCCGCCCCGGCCCCTGCACCGGGCCCTCGAGGACGCGCGGGCGCTGGCCTCGGTCTTCTACCGCCTGGCCGACTTGCAGGACCAGCGGCGGGACTACCAGCGCGGCCAGTTCGGCCGCATCGACCAGGTGGCCCTGCGCTACCGCGACCTGGGGCACCTGATCGACCTCATGCAGGCCGAGTTCAAGGAGCTGCGGCGCACCCTCGAGGTCTACTTCGAGGAGACCCAGGGCGACGCGATCGCCCTGCCGGGCGGCGACGTGCTGCGCCACCTGCGCCACGAGAACCACGAGTTCCACCCCGAGGAGACCCGCGCCGTCCTCGAGACGCTCGGGATCCTCGAGCGGGTCCAGCGGATCGACCGCGAGAAGCTCGATCGCTGGATCAAGGGCGATCGCCTGAGCGATGAGCAGAAGGCCCATGTCCTCTCGGCGCGCCGCTTTCTGGGGTATCGATCCGTCATGAGCTGGGAGCGACCTGCCTCGAGGATGTCTTCCTCCCTCGAAGCGTGAGGCCCGGCGCGCCTTTGCGGCATGCTAGAATAGCTCCGGCGCCATCCTTTCACCCAACGGAGAATCCACCGTGGCAAATGAATTCCAACACCTGGTCGAGCGTGGCCTGACGCAGGAGAGCGTCTACCGCGGAAACCTCCTGAACATCCGGGTCGATACCGTTGCCCTGCCCGACGGGGCGATCGCCAACCGCGAGATCGTGGTGCACCCGGGGGCGGTCGCGGTGGTGCCCCTGACCGACGACGGCCGGGTGGTGCTGGTGCGGCAGTTCCGCTACCCGATCAACCGGATCACCCTCGAGATCCCCGCCGGCAAGCTCGAGTTCGGCGAGGAGCCCGAGGCCACCTGCCGCCGGGAGCTGGCCGAGGAGACGGGGCTTTCGGCCGGCCAGATCGAGAAGCTGGCCGAGATCGTCGTGGCGCCCGGCTACAGCAGCGAGCGCATCACCCTCTACAAGGCGACCGGCCTGAGCGCCTCGGGTGCCCAGCCCGACGACGACGAGTTCATCGAGACCGTCACCTTGCCGGTGGACGAGGTCCACGCCATGATCAGGCGCGGCGAGATCGACGACGCGAAGACGATCATCGCGCTCGGCTGGCTGCGCTAGGGCCATGACGCGCCGAGAGGCCCTCGAGGCGGCCCTCGAAGCCGCTGCGGCGGACGGGGTCATGACCTTCCGGACCTTCATGGAGCTTGCGCTCTACCACCCGGAAGGGGGCTACTACACCCGGCCAGAGATGAGGGTCGGGGCGGGGGGCGACTTCCACACCAGCCCCACCATCCACCCGGCGTTCGGCCAGTGCCTGGCGCGCCAGCTCCGGCAGCTGTGGGAGCGCCTCGGCAGGCCCGATGACCTCTGCCTGCTGGAGATGGGGGCGGGCAGCGGCCAGCTGGCCGACCAGATCCTCGAGGCCCTCGCCGGCGTGCGCGGCGGCTGGAAGCGCGTCCGCTACGCCATCCTCGAGCGCAGCCCCGCCCTGCGCGAGCGCCAGCAGGAGCTGCTCTCGCCTCACAAAGAGGCGCTCACCTGGGTCGACTCGCTGGAGGCCCTGTCGCCCGCGGGCCAGTGGACCGGGATCGTCTTCAGCAACGAGCTCTTCGATGCCTTCCCCGTCCACCGCGTGATCGGCCTTGCGCAGGGCTTCGCCGAGATCGGCGTGATGCGCGGCAAGAACGGGCGCTGGCGTCAGGTCGGGATCGAGCCGACGACCCCGCGCCTCGCCGAGACCCTTTCGCGCCTGGGGGTGACGCTTCAAGAAGGCCAGCAGGCCGAGGTCAACCTCGATGCCCAGGACTGGATGAACGAGCTCGGCGCCTGGCTGGGGCGCGGCTTCCTCGTCACGGTCGACTACGGCAGCGAGGCCGAGAGGGTCTATGCCCCCCACCGCAAGAAGGGGACGATCCGCGGCTTCTTCAAGCAGATGGCGAGCGAGGATCCCCTCGCCCATCCGGGCGAGCAGGACCTCACCAGCGACGTCGACTTCACCTCCTTGATCGCCGCGGGCGAAGGGGCGGGGCTCAGGACCCTGGGGGTCGTCCCGCAGGGGGTCTTCCTCACCCACCTCGGCATCCGGGAGATCGAGAAACAGATCCTCAAGGGCGTCAAGACGACCCTCGGCGCCGACTTCGCCGCCTTCGAGATCCGCAAGCTGTACCAGAGCGAGGCCATGGGCGATCGCTTCCTGGTCCTGGTCCAGGCCAAGGGGGTCGATGCCGGCCCGAAGGACGTGATCGGGCTTTCGGGTACGCC
The DNA window shown above is from Pantanalinema sp. and carries:
- a CDS encoding 3'-5' exonuclease, which produces MRPGTFVVVDLETTGLDYKLDRILEIGAVRLQDGVVTGEFQALVDPEVPLREANVAIHGISAELVAGAPRLAQVLPAFLEFLGAAPVVAHNAQFDMNFLRHHAAETLGLPFENPAVDTLSMAREVFPREKALSLERLLELFGEPPRPLHRALEDARALASVFYRLADLQDQRRDYQRGQFGRIDQVALRYRDLGHLIDLMQAEFKELRRTLEVYFEETQGDAIALPGGDVLRHLRHENHEFHPEETRAVLETLGILERVQRIDREKLDRWIKGDRLSDEQKAHVLSARRFLGYRSVMSWERPASRMSSSLEA
- a CDS encoding NUDIX hydrolase, whose amino-acid sequence is MANEFQHLVERGLTQESVYRGNLLNIRVDTVALPDGAIANREIVVHPGAVAVVPLTDDGRVVLVRQFRYPINRITLEIPAGKLEFGEEPEATCRRELAEETGLSAGQIEKLAEIVVAPGYSSERITLYKATGLSASGAQPDDDEFIETVTLPVDEVHAMIRRGEIDDAKTIIALGWLR
- a CDS encoding SAM-dependent methyltransferase produces the protein MTRREALEAALEAAAADGVMTFRTFMELALYHPEGGYYTRPEMRVGAGGDFHTSPTIHPAFGQCLARQLRQLWERLGRPDDLCLLEMGAGSGQLADQILEALAGVRGGWKRVRYAILERSPALRERQQELLSPHKEALTWVDSLEALSPAGQWTGIVFSNELFDAFPVHRVIGLAQGFAEIGVMRGKNGRWRQVGIEPTTPRLAETLSRLGVTLQEGQQAEVNLDAQDWMNELGAWLGRGFLVTVDYGSEAERVYAPHRKKGTIRGFFKQMASEDPLAHPGEQDLTSDVDFTSLIAAGEGAGLRTLGVVPQGVFLTHLGIREIEKQILKGVKTTLGADFAAFEIRKLYQSEAMGDRFLVLVQAKGVDAGPKDVIGLSGTPARSGWKVIFGQ